In the Sulfobacillus thermosulfidooxidans DSM 9293 genome, TTGACAATCCAGGCTAATAGGTCTTCTGACAACGTATAGGATGACTATTTTAGTGATATAATAACAAAATATTCCAATGTGAGAGTGGTTGACTCTATATTAATTAAATGGGAGGCGTATTATGGCTCACGAAGGCTTACACGAAGATCCTCAGGTTCTCAGTTCGGCAGTGCTTAACCAACATCGGGCGATTCTCTCTTTAATGGAAGAACTGGAGGCAATCGATTGGTACGCACAGCGCGCTGCCGCGTGTGATGATGGGGAACTTCAAGCAATTCTACTTCACAATATGAATGACGAAATGGAACATGCCGCCATGCTTATGGAATGGTTGCGGCGGACGATGCCTCATTTCGATAAAGAAATGAAGAAATTTTTATTCACAAAAGAACCTATTGCGGTACGTGGTGACTGATCAATTCATGGCATCCTGTATTGCGATTTGCCACGGCCCCATTTAAAGGACTAAATTTTTGCGTACAGGGTTCGCACAGGAATTTTAGGAGAGTCAAGATCTGGGCTTGGACCATAGCACTTGGCAAAGTATTTCCAGATCATTTTGAGCTCATCATCAGACTGTCTCGGAGCTTCTGTCGTGGTGAAAATATCACTGTCCCATGAAATCAACTTTCATTGTTCGGCTAATTACTAGGGTGCTCTATCGAATAGCAGAGTGCCCTGTTTTTGATGAGCAAAAGAGCTCTCTTTGCCCAAAATGCACAAAACATCTCAAAATGTTTTTGGCATGTCCCCAGCGCAACAATGAACGATACGACCATCGAATCCCGGTCATTGTCCGTAGTCTTCACCTCACGAATATTACCATCCTATTATGAATGTTGTTCCGAATCTTTGGGATCATATGGAGTCAGGGCTTGTCGATCCTAGAGTCTTAGAATACGGTAGTCAGCTCCCTTTGCGCTATGGCAACCTCCCAATCCTGTATCAAGTATTCAACGATACGATAAGCAATAACTGACCGTTTCAGTTAATTCGCATTTCCGCCACCAGATGTCCCTATATCTCTAATATTTGTCGCTAGCTTTCTTTGGCATAAACAAAATTCGATAAAAAAGCAATCCTGATAAATTTGGACACATTGACATTGCGAAGCGAGAATTTTGCGCTAATATTGATTAAATCAAGACTCTTACTATCAAAGGGGTGAACATCTGGTGTGGGACCGAGAGTCTCTTGACGAGAGCATTTTGAGTTCACTGCGTGCATTGGTGGCATCTCAAGAAGATGTTGACTATATCGAAATACGTCTCGAATATAACGAATCCACAAATCTCGAGACGTTAAATGATCATGTGCGCCACCAAGCCCATGTGGTGGAAATAGGGGGCAATGTTCGCGTATTTCATCAAGGGGCAGTAGGATTTGTCCATTTTGACGGATGGGATGACTTGCCTCGCCATATCAACGATGCGAAACTGCTTGCCAAATGGGAAAATTCGTCCAGTTTCCCCTGGGGATCTCAAGACTCGCCGGCCCCAGCCGATCCTGTCTATTCGGTTCAGCGATTGGTGACCTTAGAAAACCCGCTTAAGGTGCCTTTGGAAGACAAAATTCATCTCTTATTAGGTTATGCCGAACTGGCCCATATAACGCATCCTTTGGTGAAATCTGTCACCGGGCGTTATTTTGACCGGTACCGCCACTTGTGGTTTGCCGATAACCGGGGCAGTGCCATCGAGCAAGAGAAACTGGATCTGGGCGGTAACATCGTGGTCATGGCGCGGAATTCAAACGGGACCGCACAACGCGGGGTGTCTTTTGGATCATCGAACGATTTCGGGGTATTACGCAATTTGGACGATCAAATTAAAGACGCGGCCAGGTCAGCGGTGGCGTTATTGGATGCGCCTGAAGTGGAAGGCGGGGAATATACCGTTGTGGTCGACCCGTATCTTGCCGGGGTCTTCGCGCATGAAGCATTTGGCCACTTGAGTGAAGCCGATGGCCAAGTGGGAGACGAAGGACTGTTGGAACAGATGGTCTTGGGTCGAAAATTCGGACCACCCAATCTCCATATTTATGACACGGGCAAGGATATGGGAAGCCGGGGCTATCTGCCTTTTGACGATGAGGGCGTGCCGGCACAAGATGTTGATTTGATTAAAGACGGAGTTCTTGTGGGTCGGTTGCATTCTCGAGAAACAGCGGCCCACTTGGGGGAACGGCCAACAGGAAATGCGCGGGCTTTGCATTACCGTTTTCCGCCTATTGTGCGCATGCGCAATACCGTCATTGCTCCTGGAGATACGGCCTTTGCGGATCTTTTTCAGGGTATCAAGCGAGGCATCTATGCCAAAGGAACCCATGGGGGACAGACCAATGGGGAACTCTTCACGTTTTTAGCCGCAGAAGCCTATCTCATTGAGGACGGGAAAATTACACGGCCTGTCCGAAATGCCGTGCTGACCGGCAATGTGTTTAGTACACTTCAGCAAATTACCGCGATTGGCAATGATTTTACCCGCTATGAAGGCGGGGGAGGATGTGGTAAGGCAGGGCAAATGCCGTTGCCGGTGAGTCATCATGCGCCATCTCTGCGGATTGAACGGTGTGTGGTAGGAGGTCGGGGACGATGATAGACAAGCTGACAGCGAAAGAAGACCATGGCGGTCCCTTATCGTGGAATGCGGGGGAAGTAGGAGACGGCGCGAAAATAAAGCGGTCGACATGGACTGTCGAAATCAAGCGGGGACAGAATCCTTTCGTTCAGCATGGCACAGAACAGGTTCGTGCGGTACGTGTTATAGACCACGGTCGGCTGGGGTACGCCACCTCGAGAACTCAACCTTGGGCACAACTTAAAGAGGAAGCCTATGCAGCTACCCCGTTTGGTCCAGAAACTTATATGGATGAACCTGTGTTGGAGGAAAACGAATCTGAGCCTGTGAGTTCTCAATGGGATCCCTCTTTGATGCCCTCCATGATGGCTGCAGCCAAGACGTTATACCACAAGCTAGAAGACGTGGATCCGCGGTTTCGTCCCACTGTGTCCATATCCTATGAGGAAATCGAAACGCACCTTAGCAATTCGTTAGGAGGGCACGTGGCCTTTATCCGGGGATATTGGGCGATATCCGCTGGGGGCCGCCTGGTTACCGATACAGATTTTCACGCCATCAGTGAGACGCGCCTTGGGCCGAGTGCATTGTCCCAGGCTTCCGAGTTAGGAGATATGGTGGTTGAACGTTTTAAGATGGGACAACCCATTCGTTCTGTAACCCCTGGACGCTATCCCGTCGTATTCCTGCCGCCGGTGGTGATGAATCTTTTAACCCCCGTCTTGACACGGTTGTCCGGTCCGAGCCTTTTGGCTGGGAGTTCGCCGTGGGATGATCAAGCGGGAAAGCCCGTTCTTTCGCCGTTATTCACCCTCATTAGCGATCCGACGATTCCTGGTGCCCCGCGTACGGGCCGGTGGGATGATGAGGGAACCGTAACCCAACGCACTCCATTAGTTGAGAAAGGGATCTTACAGCACTTCATTCTCGACCGTGACAGCGCGAGACGACGAGGTCAGGAACCTCAGGGGATGGGCTTTCGGCGAACTCCAGGTACGCTACCTGCGGCACTGCCAGCCAATTTGGTCCTCTCTCCAGGAACGGGGGAATTAGCCGAGTGGGGAGCACGCTTTCCTTTTCTGCTGATTTTAGGGGGGTGGATTGGTGCGCGGCCAACTAATCCTATTCGGGGCGATATCGCGGGCAATGCGAGTGAGCTCTATGTCATGGAAAACGGCGTGATCACCGGCCGTGCCAAAAATGTCGTGGTCAGCCTCAATGCTCTGGACGCATTAAGCCATCAATTATTAGACATTGGCCAAGATAGCCACTGGGTTCCCCAAGGAATGATGACGGTGGCCCCGGGTTTGTTGCCTCCTGTCTTGATTGATGCCGTGGATATTCAAGTCCGGCGATAACAAGATCAGTCAGAATATTGGGACACAAATCGCCAAAACTTTTAAATTTCATGGCCCCCGTCTGAACAGTTCTTCGTTTCCAGCTAATTTGCCTTAGTGAGAAAACATTTTTCATGACGGCATCCATGACAACGAACCCATCAGGGTAAAAGGAAACTAATTAATCTAACTGATCTAGAGGAGGAATTTTTGAGGATGAAAAATAACCGTCGTCACATGTCTTTATGGGGTGCAGGAACGGTAATGGCGCTTGCCCCACTGCTGTTAGCCGGGTGCGGATCATCGAGCACCAATGCGTCGTCATCACCGTCTTCAACGAGTAGTAGTCCCCCTGCGGCTTCGGCCACGACCACAGCATTAAAACCTGTCAAGGGCGGAACGATTATTCAGGCGCTTGGTCCTTTGGTCTCTATTAACTGGTATCTTCCGCTGAGGCCTGTCGCCTATAACAGTTTATATGATGCGTGGGCGGCCAGTTTGATGTATAAAGGCTTGTTCCACATCGCTCCCAATGGGAAAATTGATTTTTCTCGGAGTATAGCGAGCTCGATCACCTGGAATAAATCCGGCACCGTATACACGGTGAAAATGAATCCGAAATGGCACTGGTCCGATGGAACCCCCGTTACGGCCAATGACGTGGCCTTCACCTGGAAGCTCATTCAGGCCGCCAGTGCTCCGAATGCTCCAGCTCCTTGGCCCTATGCGGGAGCCGACTCAGGCGGTGTACCCCAGTTGATTAAGAGTTTTCGGGTTTTAAATTCTCACGAGTTTCAAATTACCTTGACACAGCCCGTTAACCAGATGTGGTTTGAGTATGATGGGCTCAGTGATTTTATGCCCCTTCCCGAACAAGCCTGGAACCGCTATCCCAACAATGTCGACCAGGAACTCAGTTATTTAGCTAGTAACGGCACCAATGTCAATTTCTTTAAGGTCGTGGACGGGCCATTTCGCTTGACAAACGCCATTCAGAACGTATCTTGGACCTTCACGCCGAATGCGCATTATGATGGACATAAGCCTTACATCAACAAATTTGTCTTGGCTTATGAAACCTCAGAGACGTCCGAGGTCAATGGCCTGCAAACGGGTACCGTCCAAGTCGGTTATCTTCCCCTGTCCATGTATGACAAGAGAAACGAGTTAACCAACGACACCTTAGTCCCGTCTTATGGCTACAGCATTGCGCGGACCATCTTGAATTTTAGGAGTCCTTCCGTGGGCAGTATCCTTCGGCAATTACCCGTTCGCCAGGCTATGCAAATGGGGATCGACCAACAGGCCATTATTGATGCCCTATATAATGGCATGGGCGTTCCCGGTACAGGTCCCGTTCCCTTACATCCCAAGACATTCTTGGCGCCACAGCTCATCCACCCGCTGTATAACTACAACATTCCCGCCGCGATTCACTTGTTGGAGAAAAATGGGTGGCATATGGTCAATGGTGTGATGACGAATAACAAAGGTCAAAAGCTGGAGTTCAACGTGGAATATGATGCGGGCAGTAGTACGACGCTCGCTATGGTACAAATTCTGCAACAAGACTGGGCGAAGGAAGGCATAAAGGTGTCGTTGACCCCCTTGCCCTTTGCGACCATGTTGCAATATCAACATCAACCGACCAAATGGGAAATCCAAACGGGTCTTGGGTGGAGCTATGGAGGGAGTTACCCAACAGGCGGAGGAATGTATGAAACAAATGGCGGCTACAACTTCTATGGCTATTCCAACCCGACGATGAACACTTTAATTGCGGCGACACATGCCCCGCAACCCTCTGCTGCAGCATCGCAAAAGGCGTTAGATGCCTACGAACTCTTTGCCGCAAAACACCTGCCTAATCTCTGGATGCCGGTACCAGAAGGACTATCCGAAGTGGCCAAGAATGTGCATGGGGTGCGGTCATCGGCCAACCACTTTACCGATTCTATCTCACCGCAATATTGGTGGATCAGTCCGTAAGCGGGAATCAGCTCCAAAGCTTAAGCGTCTTAAAGCGTCACAGAAAGGAGGGATTTGACAATGTCTGTGACATATTCCGAAGTTGCAATCGAAACGCAAGAAGAGGAATGGGAGCATCCTGGACCGTCTCGGTTTCGGCGCATTTTTTGGCACCATCCCTTGGCCTGGATGGGCATTATCGGGCTCGTGATTCTTGTCGGCTTCTCCTTTGTCGGCCCTTTGATTTACCGGGCGAATCCTTATACGCTGCATCTCACCGCAATCTTAAAGCCGCCATCGGCCGAGTTTCCTCTTGGCACTAACAATCTCGGACGAAACATGCTGGCGCGGTTGATGTTAGGAGGGCAGATGTCCCTGGAAGTGGGATTTGCCGCCGCGATTTCAGCCATGGGGATCGGGATTATCTATGGCATGGTGGCCGGATATGTGGGAGGTTGGCTGGATGCGATCATGATGCGGCTGGTGGATTTGCTGCGTGCCATTCCGGGTCTTTTCCTTCTGATCTTTCTGGATTCTTTGGTCACCCCAAGTGCCGGGCTTTTGGTGGTATTGATTGCACTGACCTCGTGGCACGGTGTCAGTCGCCTCGTGCGGGCAGAAGTCTTGTCTTTAAAACATCGTCTCTATGTCGAAGCCTCGCGTGCTATGGGAGGGAGCCTCGGACACATTGCCCTGCGCCATTTGTTCCCCAACATTTTAGGCACGGTCATTGTGGCGACGACATTTATGGTGGCCGATTCAGTGCTCGTTATTGCCTCTTTGAGCTTTTTAGGCATGGGCTTGCCTCCGCCTACACCAAATTGGGGCGCTATGCTGGCGGATGCCATGACCTATTTGCCCCAACACACCTGGTGGTTGATTTATCCACCCGGACTGGCCGTGTTATGGACGGTACTGTCCATCAGTTTTATCGGGGATGCATTTCGGGCGGCTTTGGATACCCGAATGGATGCAAAAGTGCGAGGAGGTGGTTCCGAATGATGCGATACAGTCTGGAACGGGTCTTGCAGGCTGTACCGACGTTACTTCTGCTATCGATCATTAGTTTTGTGCTGATTCACGTGGTTCCCGGTGGCCCGGCCGTGATGATGCTGGGCGACAAGGCCACCCCGGCCTTGATTGCCCAGATCAATCGATCATTGGGACTGAATAAGCCGTTGTGGATGCAGTATGTGATTTGGTTAGGGCAGTTATTGCGAGGCCATCTCGGCTATGCGTACACCTATCACCAGAGTGTCGTGAGCCTTATTCTTACTAACCTGCCCCGTACCCTCATTCTGGTGGTGACAGCCATTGCCATTTCCCATGTATTAGCCGTGATTGTCGGAATTTATCAGGCCGTGCATCGCGATCAAGTCATAGACCACATTTTAACCGCGCTGTTGTACTTCTTGTACGCGATGCCGACATTTTGGCTGGGAGTCCTGATGGTGTCCACCTTTTCGATTACGCTGGGATGGTTTCCTTCGGGAGGACTCTACAACCCCTTGTTAACGCATCCGACCGTGGGCTCCTACCTAGATCATATGGTCTTGCCTGCGACGGTCTTGATCATTGGTTCGGTCGCCGGATGGGGTCGTTACATGCGCTCAACCATGGCCGAGACGCTCGTCCAAGACTATATTCGCACCGCACGAGCCAAGGGTCTTAGCGAACGGGCCGTGTTGGTTCATCACGCCTTAAAAAATTCCCTGCTGCCGCTCATTACCCTTGTGGGCATGTCCTTACCCAGCCTCTTTAGTGGGGCGTTGATTATTGAAATTATTTTTGATTACCCCGGTATGGGCTTATTATTCTGGAACGCGGCCCAACAGCGGGACTATCCGATCTTGTTAGGAATTGTCATGATGGTGGGTGTGTTGACCATATTAGGCAACCTTTTGGCCGATATTCTGTATGCGGTGGTTGATCCCCGGATTCAATATCACTAGTCTCTTCAAAAATCTATGCGTACCGGGGATGTGTCCCAAGACGTCGGCTGTTCATCCCCGGTGACGCATCTTGTAACTTTATTGCTGTAAGGAGTACACCGGGATGACAAAAACGTTGGGAATTTTAGCGGGTCTTGGCCCTTTGGCAGGGGCTCATTTTTATCGCCGGGTTATCGAATTGACTCCCGCTGTGAACGATCATGAGCATCTTTCCGTGGTATTAATTGCGGAAAATTCGATTCCAAGTCGCCTCGATCATTTGATCGGGCAGGGTCCTTCGCCTCTGCCAAGCTTGATTGAGGCAGCACAGCGGTTAATCACGGCAGGGGCTGAGATTCTGGCGATTCCCTCGACTACTACGCATGCCTATTACCAGGAGATTGCTACGAGTGTACCGGTTTCCGTGTTAAATCTCATCGAACTGGTAGCCCGGGATATTGCTCGATCATCCTCTCGCCGGGTAGGCATCATCGCGACCACGCCGACATGTACCTTGGGACTCTATGACCAGGCTCTAGCACAACGGGGAATTACCGCTGTGTATCCTGATTCACAAACTCAAGACGAAATTATGGCGGTGATTAGGGGTGTTAAAGCCGAGGGCAACCGTCCACAGTGGGGAGAACGCCTCGAAGAGGCTATGGCAAAAGCGTGGGCACGGGAAACGGACGGTATGCTGTTAGCTTGCACAGAAACTTCTGTTGTCTTTGCCGGTATTTCGCATCCCCGCTTTCCTGGCCCTCTTTTTAATGCCACAGATATTTTGGCCCGTGCGGCGATTGCCGCTTGTCAAGGATGATCGCTCACAATGACAAAAAACCGGGGATTTAACTCCCTTTTATTGGGCATGCCGTGACCATGCCAAGCTCTATGCTAAAGCGTTTATTACCCATTTGAACCTGGAAAAGGAGAATCGTCATGAGAACATGGATTGTGACAGATAATCTACTTGAAAAACCCCCCGTATGGATTGTGCCCCGGGAGTTATGGGACGGTGCCCAAATCTTCTTTGGTCTAAATGCCAACAGCCTTCCCGTGCTGCCGCAAGGAGCTCCTGTGATCACCTGTGGGACCCAGGGCGCTATCATCGTAGTTGATACACCTCCGGTTCGGCAAAAGCGCTACCGGGCCTATAGTGAGGCTGCGCGTTTGGCTGAAAAACAAGGGGCCCCGGTGGTGGGTGTTTATATTAGAGGACTCGATGAGACGATATTACCCTCTGTGATTTTTGGTCTTGAGCAAGGATTTTATCATTATCAAGGCCAACAGGATACGGTAGAACGGGTGAGCGTGGTTGCAGAGGCCAAGGTGATGGACCGCATCCGGTATTTAACCCGTATTGCCGGGGCGCAGTCATGGGTTAGGGAATGGGTGAACACTCCGGCGAACGAAAAGCCCCCGCACCATTTAGCCGAGGAATATCAAAAGGGGGCACCGGATACCATTTCCTATCATCTTTATACGCAAGACGATTTGAAGGATTTAGGGGCCGGAGGAATTCTTGCTGTCGGGTCAGGGAGCACACGACCTCCTGTACTCCTTAAAGGATACTATCAAGGCAATGGCGATGGGCCTTGGCTTGCGTTGGTGGGAAAGGGCATTGTGTTTGATAGCGGAGGCATTTCGTTGAAAGCGCGGGAGGGGATGGGACGCATGAAAGGCGACATGGCGGGATCGGCGGCCGTCATGGCAGCCTTGCGGGTTGTTGCGGAGAACCAGTGGCCGGTTAACATTACAGCATGGGCTCCGTTAGCGGAAAATTTACCAGATGGTGCAGCCTATCGCCCTGGCGATGTGATCAAGATGCTGGATAATACACGCGTTGAGATTATTTCGACAGATGCAGAAGGGCGCCTGGTTTTGGCGG is a window encoding:
- a CDS encoding ferritin-like domain-containing protein, whose translation is MAHEGLHEDPQVLSSAVLNQHRAILSLMEELEAIDWYAQRAAACDDGELQAILLHNMNDEMEHAAMLMEWLRRTMPHFDKEMKKFLFTKEPIAVRGD
- a CDS encoding TldD/PmbA family protein; the encoded protein is MWDRESLDESILSSLRALVASQEDVDYIEIRLEYNESTNLETLNDHVRHQAHVVEIGGNVRVFHQGAVGFVHFDGWDDLPRHINDAKLLAKWENSSSFPWGSQDSPAPADPVYSVQRLVTLENPLKVPLEDKIHLLLGYAELAHITHPLVKSVTGRYFDRYRHLWFADNRGSAIEQEKLDLGGNIVVMARNSNGTAQRGVSFGSSNDFGVLRNLDDQIKDAARSAVALLDAPEVEGGEYTVVVDPYLAGVFAHEAFGHLSEADGQVGDEGLLEQMVLGRKFGPPNLHIYDTGKDMGSRGYLPFDDEGVPAQDVDLIKDGVLVGRLHSRETAAHLGERPTGNARALHYRFPPIVRMRNTVIAPGDTAFADLFQGIKRGIYAKGTHGGQTNGELFTFLAAEAYLIEDGKITRPVRNAVLTGNVFSTLQQITAIGNDFTRYEGGGGCGKAGQMPLPVSHHAPSLRIERCVVGGRGR
- a CDS encoding TldD/PmbA family protein; translated protein: MIDKLTAKEDHGGPLSWNAGEVGDGAKIKRSTWTVEIKRGQNPFVQHGTEQVRAVRVIDHGRLGYATSRTQPWAQLKEEAYAATPFGPETYMDEPVLEENESEPVSSQWDPSLMPSMMAAAKTLYHKLEDVDPRFRPTVSISYEEIETHLSNSLGGHVAFIRGYWAISAGGRLVTDTDFHAISETRLGPSALSQASELGDMVVERFKMGQPIRSVTPGRYPVVFLPPVVMNLLTPVLTRLSGPSLLAGSSPWDDQAGKPVLSPLFTLISDPTIPGAPRTGRWDDEGTVTQRTPLVEKGILQHFILDRDSARRRGQEPQGMGFRRTPGTLPAALPANLVLSPGTGELAEWGARFPFLLILGGWIGARPTNPIRGDIAGNASELYVMENGVITGRAKNVVVSLNALDALSHQLLDIGQDSHWVPQGMMTVAPGLLPPVLIDAVDIQVRR
- a CDS encoding peptide ABC transporter substrate-binding protein, yielding MKNNRRHMSLWGAGTVMALAPLLLAGCGSSSTNASSSPSSTSSSPPAASATTTALKPVKGGTIIQALGPLVSINWYLPLRPVAYNSLYDAWAASLMYKGLFHIAPNGKIDFSRSIASSITWNKSGTVYTVKMNPKWHWSDGTPVTANDVAFTWKLIQAASAPNAPAPWPYAGADSGGVPQLIKSFRVLNSHEFQITLTQPVNQMWFEYDGLSDFMPLPEQAWNRYPNNVDQELSYLASNGTNVNFFKVVDGPFRLTNAIQNVSWTFTPNAHYDGHKPYINKFVLAYETSETSEVNGLQTGTVQVGYLPLSMYDKRNELTNDTLVPSYGYSIARTILNFRSPSVGSILRQLPVRQAMQMGIDQQAIIDALYNGMGVPGTGPVPLHPKTFLAPQLIHPLYNYNIPAAIHLLEKNGWHMVNGVMTNNKGQKLEFNVEYDAGSSTTLAMVQILQQDWAKEGIKVSLTPLPFATMLQYQHQPTKWEIQTGLGWSYGGSYPTGGGMYETNGGYNFYGYSNPTMNTLIAATHAPQPSAAASQKALDAYELFAAKHLPNLWMPVPEGLSEVAKNVHGVRSSANHFTDSISPQYWWISP
- a CDS encoding ABC transporter permease, producing the protein MSVTYSEVAIETQEEEWEHPGPSRFRRIFWHHPLAWMGIIGLVILVGFSFVGPLIYRANPYTLHLTAILKPPSAEFPLGTNNLGRNMLARLMLGGQMSLEVGFAAAISAMGIGIIYGMVAGYVGGWLDAIMMRLVDLLRAIPGLFLLIFLDSLVTPSAGLLVVLIALTSWHGVSRLVRAEVLSLKHRLYVEASRAMGGSLGHIALRHLFPNILGTVIVATTFMVADSVLVIASLSFLGMGLPPPTPNWGAMLADAMTYLPQHTWWLIYPPGLAVLWTVLSISFIGDAFRAALDTRMDAKVRGGGSE
- a CDS encoding ABC transporter permease translates to MMRYSLERVLQAVPTLLLLSIISFVLIHVVPGGPAVMMLGDKATPALIAQINRSLGLNKPLWMQYVIWLGQLLRGHLGYAYTYHQSVVSLILTNLPRTLILVVTAIAISHVLAVIVGIYQAVHRDQVIDHILTALLYFLYAMPTFWLGVLMVSTFSITLGWFPSGGLYNPLLTHPTVGSYLDHMVLPATVLIIGSVAGWGRYMRSTMAETLVQDYIRTARAKGLSERAVLVHHALKNSLLPLITLVGMSLPSLFSGALIIEIIFDYPGMGLLFWNAAQQRDYPILLGIVMMVGVLTILGNLLADILYAVVDPRIQYH
- a CDS encoding aspartate/glutamate racemase family protein, with the translated sequence MTKTLGILAGLGPLAGAHFYRRVIELTPAVNDHEHLSVVLIAENSIPSRLDHLIGQGPSPLPSLIEAAQRLITAGAEILAIPSTTTHAYYQEIATSVPVSVLNLIELVARDIARSSSRRVGIIATTPTCTLGLYDQALAQRGITAVYPDSQTQDEIMAVIRGVKAEGNRPQWGERLEEAMAKAWARETDGMLLACTETSVVFAGISHPRFPGPLFNATDILARAAIAACQG
- a CDS encoding leucyl aminopeptidase family protein, which codes for MRTWIVTDNLLEKPPVWIVPRELWDGAQIFFGLNANSLPVLPQGAPVITCGTQGAIIVVDTPPVRQKRYRAYSEAARLAEKQGAPVVGVYIRGLDETILPSVIFGLEQGFYHYQGQQDTVERVSVVAEAKVMDRIRYLTRIAGAQSWVREWVNTPANEKPPHHLAEEYQKGAPDTISYHLYTQDDLKDLGAGGILAVGSGSTRPPVLLKGYYQGNGDGPWLALVGKGIVFDSGGISLKAREGMGRMKGDMAGSAAVMAALRVVAENQWPVNITAWAPLAENLPDGAAYRPGDVIKMLDNTRVEIISTDAEGRLVLADAVTMAIRDGASLVVDMATLTGSNVVALGGVRATLIGNDDSLAKVVMESAQDMEEPVWEMPHDQEYALMNHSGIADLKNSGGRAGGTISAGLFIGHFAANVPWAHVDIAGLAYNESESGLGATGYGVALLVELCRRWATKSQEKSLR